In Flavobacterium gelatinilyticum, a genomic segment contains:
- a CDS encoding triple tyrosine motif-containing protein, whose amino-acid sequence MKTKLTTTLFILIGLIVSSQELPPIIKYSSAVYGAGNQNWMISQDDKNYLYFANNDGLLEYNGTSWQLYPGPNETIVRSVKVIGSRIYTGSYMNFGYWTRNTNGRLKYTSLSDDIKDKILDDEQFWNILKYDQWILFQSLNRIYIYDTKTKKMEIVAPKNGVIKSFAQKNAIYFQTMKEGLFEIESGEAKLVSDHPVLKKFTIANVFTTDDGLLIQTQQDGMYKLSGNSLTAIATDIDLDLKSDFVYSSQRLKDGSFALGTVSNGIFILTDKGKLKYHLSQSKGLSNNTALSLFEDKDQNLWIGLDNGINCINVQSAVHSFTDDTGVLGTVYASAVFNGTLYIGTNQGLFCKPVQSSSDFKFINGTKGQVWSLFTYDNTLFCGHDSGTFVVTGNSAKSIFSASGSWKFEPVPGNKNLLLQGNYYGLSVLEKVNNQWVFKNKIQGFDYSSRYFEITKNLEIYVSHEYKGIFRLKPDKALLRTNNFYTYKSPQKGQGASLTTFNNHIYYAYKGGIFKLNPKTRLFEKDSILSSIFEKDEYTSGKLIVDNSNKIWLFSKNYIHYFSASKLSNQLKENIIPIPSSLTNSMLGYENITQISKSTYLIGTTDGYYTLNIDELSFKNYNVLITDITSNKQNEIFKNVAIYNDGGFDSDENNITFNYTVPEYDKYINSEYQYLLEGFQNEWSEWSTKATANFKNLPPGKYTFKVRAKYANTILQNVAVYNFQIFKPWYSTNFAWFIYFLLTLSIGYFINKAYRNYYQKQKEKLIEENNLLLEIKELENEQQLMKLRNEQLSQDVDNKNRELAVSTMSLNSKNELLAFIKEDLKKTAQNDSSNIKSVISTINKNITEEDSWNVFKEAFDNADKDFLKRIKQMHPALTPNDLRLCAYLRLNLSSKEIAPLFNISVRSVEIKRYRLRKKMDLQHENGLVEYILAV is encoded by the coding sequence TTGAAAACTAAACTAACCACCACCTTGTTCATTTTAATCGGTCTTATTGTGTCTTCACAGGAACTCCCGCCGATTATCAAATATTCATCTGCCGTTTACGGTGCCGGAAATCAAAACTGGATGATTTCTCAGGATGATAAAAATTACCTTTATTTTGCCAACAACGACGGGCTTCTGGAATATAACGGAACGAGCTGGCAGTTGTATCCCGGGCCTAATGAAACCATTGTGCGGTCTGTAAAAGTTATTGGCAGCAGAATTTATACGGGCAGTTATATGAATTTTGGCTATTGGACCCGAAATACCAATGGGAGACTAAAGTATACTTCGCTGAGTGATGATATAAAAGATAAAATCTTAGACGACGAGCAGTTCTGGAATATCTTAAAATACGATCAGTGGATTCTGTTTCAGTCCCTGAACCGAATTTACATTTATGATACCAAAACGAAAAAAATGGAAATTGTGGCCCCGAAGAACGGAGTCATAAAATCTTTTGCGCAAAAAAATGCCATTTATTTTCAGACAATGAAAGAAGGGCTTTTTGAAATTGAAAGCGGTGAAGCTAAATTGGTTTCAGACCATCCGGTGCTTAAAAAGTTCACAATTGCAAATGTTTTTACGACAGATGACGGATTGCTGATCCAGACGCAGCAGGACGGAATGTACAAGCTCTCCGGAAATTCGTTAACAGCTATAGCCACAGATATAGATTTAGATTTAAAATCGGATTTTGTTTATAGCAGCCAGAGGCTTAAAGACGGAAGTTTTGCACTTGGAACCGTTTCGAACGGAATTTTTATTTTAACTGATAAAGGAAAACTAAAATACCATCTTTCGCAGAGTAAAGGATTAAGCAATAATACGGCTTTGTCTCTTTTTGAAGACAAAGACCAGAATTTATGGATTGGTCTTGATAACGGCATAAACTGTATCAATGTGCAGTCGGCAGTACATAGTTTTACAGACGATACGGGTGTTTTGGGAACCGTTTATGCCTCGGCTGTTTTTAACGGAACGCTTTATATAGGTACAAATCAGGGATTGTTTTGCAAACCGGTTCAAAGCAGTTCAGACTTTAAGTTTATCAACGGAACAAAGGGGCAGGTCTGGTCCTTATTTACGTATGATAATACGCTTTTTTGCGGACACGATTCGGGAACTTTTGTTGTTACAGGTAATTCGGCTAAATCCATTTTTTCAGCCTCGGGAAGTTGGAAGTTTGAACCAGTTCCGGGTAATAAAAACCTGCTGCTTCAGGGGAATTATTACGGACTTTCGGTTTTGGAAAAAGTAAACAATCAATGGGTTTTCAAAAATAAAATTCAGGGATTTGATTATTCGTCCCGTTATTTTGAAATTACCAAAAATCTGGAAATTTATGTAAGCCACGAATACAAAGGGATTTTTAGATTAAAACCGGACAAAGCGCTTTTGAGAACCAATAATTTCTATACTTATAAATCGCCGCAAAAAGGGCAGGGTGCGAGTCTTACGACTTTTAATAATCATATTTATTATGCGTATAAAGGCGGTATCTTTAAATTAAACCCTAAAACGCGATTATTTGAAAAAGACAGTATTTTAAGTTCTATTTTCGAAAAAGACGAATATACTTCGGGAAAACTGATTGTGGATAATTCGAACAAAATCTGGCTTTTTTCTAAAAATTACATTCATTACTTCTCGGCAAGCAAACTCAGTAATCAATTAAAAGAAAATATAATCCCGATTCCATCCTCTTTGACTAATTCGATGCTGGGATATGAAAATATTACCCAAATCTCAAAATCGACTTATTTAATAGGAACAACAGACGGGTATTATACACTGAATATAGACGAACTCAGTTTTAAGAATTACAATGTTTTGATAACAGACATTACCAGCAACAAACAAAACGAGATTTTTAAAAATGTGGCGATTTACAATGACGGCGGTTTCGACTCTGACGAAAATAATATTACGTTCAATTATACGGTGCCGGAATACGATAAATACATCAATTCAGAATACCAGTACCTGCTTGAAGGTTTTCAGAATGAATGGAGCGAATGGAGTACTAAAGCCACTGCCAATTTTAAAAACCTGCCTCCCGGGAAATATACTTTTAAAGTAAGGGCAAAATATGCCAATACGATTCTGCAGAATGTGGCGGTATATAATTTTCAGATTTTTAAACCGTGGTACAGCACTAATTTTGCATGGTTTATTTATTTCCTTCTTACGCTTTCGATAGGATATTTTATTAATAAAGCTTATCGCAATTATTATCAGAAACAAAAAGAAAAACTGATTGAAGAGAATAATCTTCTGCTGGAGATTAAAGAACTTGAAAACGAACAGCAGTTGATGAAACTTCGAAATGAACAGCTTTCGCAGGACGTCGATAATAAAAATCGGGAACTGGCGGTTTCGACCATGAGTCTGAACAGTAAAAACGAATTACTGGCCTTTATTAAAGAAGATTTAAAAAAGACGGCCCAAAATGACAGTTCCAATATAAAATCGGTTATCAGCACGATTAATAAAAATATTACCGAAGAGGATTCCTGGAATGTTTTTAAAGAGGCTTTTGATAATGCTGATAAAGATTTTCTAAAGCGGATAAAACAAATGCATCCCGCCCTTACGCCAAATGATCTCCGTTTATGCGCCTATCTGCGGTTAAACCTTTCATCAAAAGAAATAGCGCCTTTATTTAATATTTCTGTTCGGAGCGTTGAAATAAAGCGATACCGTTTGCGTAAAAAGATGGATTTGCAGCACGAAAACGGTTTAGTAGAATATATTTTGGCTGTATAG